The genomic DNA CTTAGCGAAGGCCGAACAAATCCGAGCTCGGATGAAGAAGGCTGAAATAGAGGTGCTCGACCTTGGGGTTGCCAACGAGGACCTCCGAGGCAAACTGAAGAAGGCGGGGGACCTTTACTTCGAAGCAGCGGAGGACGCGAAGGCGGCCAAGAACAGGTTGCACGAGATCGAGCTTCGCAATCAACTACTCGAAGCTGACAACAGTTGCGAGATTGAGAGGGTGCGAAGGGAGGAGAGGCAGGCAATGAGGCGGACTCTCCGTCCTTTGGTCGAAGAGGTGAAGTTCACCTTCGAAGAGAGGGAGAAGTTAGCCCCACTCCAGATCCGAGCTGCTGAGATTAGGGCTAACCGGATGCTGATCGAGGAGATCTCCAGGGGAGAGATCCAAGACATGGAGGCCGAACTCGGGCTCCTGAAAGCTGACGAAGGGGAGGCAGACGATAAAGTTTCGAAGGTAACTCCCCGTGACCTCGACCTCTCTGTATTCTCGGACCTTTTGGTGGATACAACCGACCTCTTGTGCAGCGAGCACCCGCTAAGCGTCACAATCGATGAGTTTGGCACTAATCTCGGGCAAATGTCAAAGCAGGAAATGGACGATTTTCTGGCGAACACCAGGTTGGAAGGGGAGCTCGCAGTGATGGGCCTGGCCCTATCCGAAGTGGCATCAGATCCCGTTCTCCCTAAtccttagtttttattttgggattgtTTTGGCACGGGTTGCCCCCCTGtttgtagtatttattttcAGACTTGCTTTGGAGTGTTTTGGTCGTGGTGACCACTCcaaaaattttttgttttgccatATAAAATGCGAACTTAATTTCCACAATCTTTTGTTTGAAAAGATGATAAGAGCAGAAATGAACGCGAAGTGTGAACTTCGGTTTAAATAGTTCGAAAAAATGACACCCCAACTTTAATAAGTAGAGCTGAGTACGAAGTGAATACTTCGGTTTATATAAGAATTTTGCGAAACTAAGCTTTGACTTTAATAGGTAAAGCGAAGTacgaagtgagaacttcggTTTAGAGTTTTCGCAACACTAAGCTTTAAAGTAAAGCTGAATacgaagtgagaacttcggTTTAGAGTTTTCACAATACTAAGCTTTAAAGTAAAGCTGAATacgaagtgagaacttcggTTTAGGCTTNNNNNNNNNNNNNNNNNNNNNNNNNNNNNNNNNNNNNNtttttttttttttttttttttttttttttttttgagaaccattattagtaaaaaagtttaagaatacattaaattttattaatatggatagctggacccgaaatgggctgcctacgtacccttatcGGGATCAAGCTGAATCGTAGTTCGATACAAATAAATTAGCTGTAAAAAAGTTTAAGGTGTAAGGAATTCCAATACCTCGGGACTGGTTTTCCCTCTGAATCCTCGAGCTGATAAACTCCATTTTGGACTTCGCGAGTAATTCTGTATGGTCCTTCCCAATTAATTCCCAGATTTCCCGCATTGAGTTCTTCGGTGTTCTCGTAGACTTTCCGGAGGACTAGGTCGCCAACTGCCAAGGGTCTGCCTCGGATTTTGGAGTTATAGTACCGAGCTACTGCGTTCTGGTAATTCTGGATCCGAACCAAGGCCTGGTCCCAACGCTCGTTGATTGTATCGAGAGTATCCTGTAGGAATTCCTCATTCTCTTCAGCACGGAGTGGGTTTAACGAGGTACGGACTCCGAGCACTTCTATATCGGCTGGGACTACGGCATCAACTCCGTACACCAGGGAGAAAGGTGTCTCATTAGTGGCCCGACGAGGTGTTGTTCGGATCGTCCAGAGGACGCCCTGCAGTTCGTCTGGCCAGCGCCCCTTACGAGCATCGAGCCGTTTCTTCAAGTTGGCAAGTATGACCTTATTCATCGCCTCGGCTTGCCCATTACCTTGCGGGTAACGAGGAGTTGATTTATTGAGTCGAATTTTCCACTTCGCGCAGAACTCTTCGAACTTCGAGGAGATGAACTGTGGACCATTGTCCGTGATGATTTCGCACGGGACGCCGTAGCGATAGATTATGCTCTTAAGCACGAACTGTTCCACTTCGTCACTTGTTACTTTCGTGTAGGCTGccgcttctacccacttggagaaaTAGTCAGTAAGAGCGAGCACGTACTGAACTCCTCCTGGTCCTCGATGTAATGGACCGATGATATCCATAGACCACCTCATGAATGGGTAAGGTGCAGACACCGAAGACAGGAGCTCGGTAGGTTGATGAATTGACGGGGCGTGCTTCTGACACTTCTCACAAGCTCGAGAATATTTTTCGCAGTCTGTGACCATGGTAGGCCAGAAGTAACCttgccttttgattttgaaagccaGAGTCCAACCTCCGGAGTGATTCCCATTGGGACCATCGTGAACAGCTCGCATTAGCATCGCGTGCTCTCTACCAGCCACGCATGTTAGATAAGGACCAGCTACACTTCAGCGTAGAAGTATTCCGTTGTGAACGCAGTACCGCGCACTGACGACCTTGAGTTTCCTGGCTGCCCATTTGTCGGCTGGGAGTTCCCCTTTTTCCAAGTAAGCCCAGATCGGGCTCCGCCAGTCATCTGCCCCCCAGCTGTTAGAATTCGTGCCGCTCGAAGTAGCATGTGGGATAACAGCTTGATTGTCAACTGGTGAGCTCGATGACTCCGGAGTTGAACTCGCGTCTAGCTCGGTTAGAGGTGGGTGAACTTCCATCGGAGTAGGCATAATAGGGGCCGGATCCTCCGAGGGTAAAGAGTCTGCAGCCGCCTTACGAGCTGCCTCCTCAGCGTCCAACTGTTTTTTCATCGCCCGGGTGACGACGTTTGAGCNTTTTCCCTCTGAATCCTCGAGCTGATAAACTCCATTTTGGACTTCGCGAGTAATTCTGTATGGTCCTTCCCAATTAATTCCCAGATTTCCCGCATTGAGTTCTTCGGTGTTCTCGTANGCTAAAGCGTCCGCAGCGGAGTTCTCACTTCgtgggatcttagtgatttTGAACTCGTCGAACTNATTTTGGAGTTATAGTACCGAGCTACTGCGTTCTGGTAATTCTGGATCCGAACCAAGGCCTGGTCCCAACGCTCGTTGATTGTATCGAGAGTATCCTGTAGGAATTCCTCATTCTCTTCAGCACGGAGTGGGTTTAACGAGGTACGGACTCCGAGCACTTCTATATCGGCTGGGACTACGGCATCAACTCCGTACACCAGGGAGAAAGGTGTCTCATTAGTGGCCCGACGAGGTGTTGTTCGGATCGCCCAGAGGACGCCCTGCAGTTCGTCTGGCCAGCGCCCCTTACGAGCATCGAGCCGTTTCTTCAAGTTGGCAAGTATGACCTTATTCATCGCCTCGGCTTGCCCATTACCTTGCGGGTAACGAGGAGTTGATTTATTGAGTCGAATTTTCCACTTCGCGCAGAACTCTTCGAACTTCGAGGAGATGAACTGTGGACCATTGTCCGTGATGATTTCACACGGGACGCCGTAGCGATAGATTATGCTCTTAAGCACGAACTGTTCCACTTCGTCACTTGTTACTTTCGCATAGGCTGccgcttctacccacttggagaaaTAGTCAGTAAGAGCGAGCACGTACTGAACTCCTCCTGGTCCTCGATGTAATGGACCGATGATATCCATAGACCACCTCATGAATGGGTAAGGTGCAGACACCGAAGACAGGAGCTCGGTAGGTTGATGAATTGACGGGGCGTGCTTCTGACACTTCTCACAAGCTCGAGAATATTTTTCGCAGTCTGTGACCATGGTAGGCCAGAAGTAACCttgccttttgattttgaaagccaGAGTCCAACCTCCGGAGTGATTCCCATTGGGACCATCGTGAACAGCTCGCATTAGCATCGCGTGCTCTCTACCAGCCACGCATGTTAGATAAGGACCAGCTACACTTCAGCGTAGAAGTATTCCGTTGTGAACGCAGTACCGCGCACTGACGACCTTGAGTTTCCTGGCTGCCCATTTGTCGGCTGGGAGTTCCCCTTTTTCCAAGTAAGCCCAGATCGGGCTCCGCCAGTCATCTGCCCCCCAGCTGTTAGAATTCGTGCCGCTCGAAGTAGCATGTGGGATATCAGCTTGATTGTCAACTGGTGAGCTNNNNNNNNNNNNNNNNNNNNNNNNNNNNNNNNNNNNNNNNNNNNNNNNNNNNNNNNNNNNNNNNNNNNNNNNNNNNNNNNNNNNNNNNNNNNNNNNNNNNNNNNNNNNNNNNNNNNNNNNNNNNNNNNNNNNNNNNNNNNNNNNNNNNNNNNNNNNNNNNNNNNNNNNNNNNNNNNNNNNNNNNNNNNNNNNNNNNNNNNNNNNNNNNNNNNNNNNNNNNNNNNNNNNNNNNNNNNNNNNNNNNNNNNNNNNNNNNNNNNNNNNNNNNNNNNNNNNNNNNNNNNNNNNNNNNNNNNNNNNNNNNNNNNNNNNNNNNNNNNNNNNNNNNNNNNNNNNNNNNNNNNNNNNNNNNNNNNNNNNNNNNNNNNNNNNNNNNNNNNNNNNNNNNNNNNNNNNNNNNNNNNNNNNNNNNNNNNNNNNNNNNNNNNNNNNNNNNNNNNNNNNNNNNNNNNNNNNNNNNNNNNNNNNNNNNNNNNNNNNNNNNNNNNNNNNNNNNNNNNNNNNNNNNNNNNNNNNNNNNNNNNNNNNNNNNNNNNNNNNNNNNNNNNNNNNNNNNNNNNNNNNNNNNNNNNNNNNNNNNNNNNNNNNNNNNNNNNNNNNNNNNNNNNNNNNNNNNNNNNNNNNNNNNNNNNNNNNNNNNNNNNNNNNNNNNNNNNNNNNNNNNNNNNNNNNNNNNNNNNNNNNNNNNNNNNNNNNNNNNNNNNNNNNNNNNNNNNNNNNNNNNNNNNNNNNNNNNNNNNNNNNNNNNNNNNNNNNNNNNNNNNNNNNNNNNNNNNNNNNNNNNNNNNNNNNNNNNNNNNNNNNNNNNNNNNNNNNNNNNNNNNNNNNNNNNNNNNNNNNNNNNNNNNNNNNNNNNNNNNNNNNNNNNNNNNNNNNNNNNNNNNNNNNNNNNNNNNNNNNNNNNNNNNNNNNNNNNNNNNNNNNNNNNNNNNNNNNNNNNNNNNNNNNNNNNNNNNNNNNNNNNNNNNNNNNNNNNNNNNNNNNNNNNNNNNNNNNNNNNNNNNNNNNNNNNNNNNNNNNNNNNNNNNNNNNNNNNNNNNNNNNNNNNNNNNNNNNNNNNNNNNNNNNNNNNNNNNNNNNNNNNNNNNNNNNNNNNNNNNNNNNNNNNNNNNNNNNNNNNNNNNNNNNNNNNNNNNNNNNNNNNNNNNNNNNNNNNNNNNNNNNNNNNNNNNNNNNNNNNNNNNNNNNNNNNNNNNNNNNNNNNNNNNNNNNNNNNNNNNNNNNNNNNNNNNNNNNNNNNNNNNNNNNNNNNNNNNNNNNNNNNNNNNNNNNNNNNNNNNNNNNNNNNNNNNNNNNNNNNNNNNNNNNNNNNNNNNNNNNNNNNNNNNNNNNNNNNNNNNNNNNNNNNNNNNNNNNNNNNNNNNNNNNNNNNNNNNNNNNNNNNNNNNNNNNNNNNNNNNNNNNNNNNNNNNNNNNNNNNNNNNNNNNNNNNNNNNNNNNNNNNNNNNNNNNNNNNNNNNNNNNNNNNNNNNNNNNNNNNNNNNNNNNNNNNNNNNNNNNNNNNNNNNNNNNNNNNNNNNNNNNNNNNNNNNNNNNNNNNNNNNNNNNNNNNNNNNNNNNNNNNNNNNNNNNNNNNNNNNNNNNNNNNNNNNNNNNNNNNNNNNNNNNNNNNNNNNNNNNNNNNNNNNNNNNNNNNNNNNNNNNNNNNNNNNNNNNNNNNNNNNNNNNNNNNNNNNNNNNNNNNNNNNNNNNNNNNNNNNNNNNNNNNNNNNNNNNNNNNNNNNNNNNNNNNNNNNNNNNNNNNNNNNNNNNNNNNNNNNNNNNNNNNNNNNNNNNNNNNNNNNNNNNNNNNNNNNNNNNNNNNNNNNNNN from Camelina sativa cultivar DH55 chromosome 2, Cs, whole genome shotgun sequence includes the following:
- the LOC104749014 gene encoding uncharacterized protein LOC104749014, with translation MEKLALAVVTSARKLRPYFQSHTIIILTTQPLRTVLHRPSQSGRLAKWSVELSEYDIEFRTRTCAKAQVLADFLIELPLASSVSDNVEAPWTLYVDGASSKSGAGIGVRLTSPTGEVIEQSFRLAFSASNNEAEYESFLAGLRLAVGIGVRKLRAFCDSQLVTNHSPVDNQADIPHATSSGTNSNSWGADDWRSPIWAYLEKGELPADKWAARKLKVVSAREHAMLMRAVHDGPNGNHSGGWTLAFKIKRQGYFWPTMVTDCEKYSRACEKCQKHAPSIHQPTELLSSVSAPYPFMRWSMDIIGPLHRGPGGVQYVLALTDYFSKWVEAAAYAKVTSDEVEQFVLKSIIYRYGVPCEIITDNGPQFISSKFEEFCAKWKIRLNKSTPRYPQGNGQAEAMNKVILANLKKRLDARKGRWPDELQGVLWAIRTTPRRATNETPFSLVYGVDAVVPADIEVLGVRTSLNPLRAEENEEFLQDTLDTINERWDQALFDEFKITKIPRSENSAADALAYENTEELNAGNLGINWEGPYRITREVQNGVYQLEDSEGKXSNVVTRAMKKQLDAEEAARKAAADSLPSEDPAPIMPTPMEVHPPLTELDASSTPESSSSPVDNQAVIPHATSSGTNSNSWGADDWRSPIWAYLEKGELPADKWAARKLKVVSARYCVHNGILLR